The DNA window TCTTCACTCAATCGGATGGAAGACTCCTATTCCTATTAAGCTGTGCAGTTGGATGTTTCTGGTATACGCTTTCACGTCCATTGCGATGAGCAAAGAACCAAGACTGGAGCAACGCCTGGCTCAGATTGGCTTTAATCTGGGATCCCTGTACGCAACACTATGTACCTCCTACGAAGCTGTGTTTGTCCAGATGCTGGCCCTGGAGTTGGGTCTCTCGCTGAGGGCGCAGAATGCCCAGGCTGAGAGGTCAGTGCTTCGTCTGGCCTTCACCCTGCTGCTATACACTTTCTTCTCGCTTTTCGGATCCGGCAACATAGCCTCCATCAGCTCGTTTGACCCCAATATCGCCCGTTGCTACCTCAGCCACTTTGCACCCTTTGTGATCATGGGTCTGGTGCTATTGAAGCTTCTCGTGCCGGTCATTCTGATCATGTCGGTGGTCTATGCCCAGAGTGAGTTTGTGCGCCAGCACGAGGAGCAGATCTTCATTTGCCTGCTGCTCATCTGTGATGTGATGGGCCTGAACTTCCTGTTCCTGGTGCGCAACCAGGGCTCCTGGCTGGACATCGGCACGTCCATATCGCACTTTGTCATCATGGAGGTGACCACGCTGGTGATAGTCCTGCTGTTCTATGCCGCCAAGCAGCTGCTGCGCGTCATCTCGTGGGAGGAAGTCGACATCAAGAAGCTGCCACTGCGCCTAATACACTGGGATGTGATTAGCGCCAAGCACCACTAGCCTTAAAACCGATATGACCAAACTTGTAGCTAAGCTTAAACATTTATGTCCGATAATATTTACAACACTAATTAAGAATTAGTAACATACACATGTAAATTATAGAATCTAATGCTAGGAATGTGTCTGCGTGTAGGTGAGCGTTAGGGTGAATCGATTTTATGGACGACAAATTCTGGGCTTAGATATTACAGCTTTCTTAAGACCAAAGATCACTAATAATTTATGGACAAACAATTTAACAAGAAAAACTTAACTGATCTTGTAAAgacatataattttatcagATATTCCAGTATtgttgcatttttaaatttatgcgTGTACCTATTCGATTAAGTCTCTTGTAccattttttgtaattaaaatgaaacaaaaatcttaaaaatgcaaatcttataatataaaaaattgttaaaaatcataaagtaaaatttactgtatttatattttaatgaggATCTTCAAAAACTCCAattagaaattatatttctttaaaaaaaaacactacaTTTTTAGAGTTAATCCAAAAAATCGACCCACCCTATTGTGGATGTGTAGGATGTGTTTTCGTGTGGTTTTGTGTGTGTCATGGCACGACGACATCTAATGAGTAGTAGTAGCAGCAGCACGGATTGGGAATCGCTGTCCCCAATCAATCTTTCAGATATCGCTCCACCGGATTAACCCCCTGGAATTTTGGACTGGCCGTTTCATCTGGAATTGGACATGAATTAGTATGGACCCTGGGTTTTTGGCAGTAAGGATAACCCACTTGACTGTGCCGGCTTTGGCGTGGTGGCACTCTCCCGCGGGGTCGCCTGCAGACAGTTGAGCCACTCAGCCAGCGAGATCTTCTTGTCCCCATTGACATCGCAGTAGCGCGGCATCTTCTTGCCGCATCTGCGCAAGTTGCTGTTGGATGGGATAGTATTTAGGGATAGGGATATATGTGGATAGGGAATGGGGACTCACCTGGCACTGGTGACCAGATCGCGGAAGTTCTTCCACTCCCGGCGATCCCACGACTTGTTTTTGTTCTTATCCAGATACACAAAACTCAGCGTGGCAATCCGCTCGTCATCCGTCTTCCACATGGTGGAATTGCTTCTGCAAAGGtccataattaaaatgtattgtaaTTATCATGTATCATATtattaactaaaaaataatgcttttattttccttaacatGTGATCTTATTGCAAGGAAATAAACCTACCCGGTGGTACTGCTGGGCAGGAGCGAGGTGTTCAGGTAGGCCTTCAGCTCCTTGAGGAACTGCGTCTTCCGCGGCTCGGTGCATCCCTTCATGGGTCGCACCACCACGTTCTCGTCGCACTGAGGCCGCTTGTTCTTCACCGATGTGCCCGGAATGCTCTTGCCCGTGTCCTCGTTGACGCACCAGCAGTAGGAGGTGGACGTGGAGGAGTAGCACTGGATGCGCTGATAGCGACCATCCGGCAGGCACTGCGGCACAAACAGCACGTTCTTTCCGCCGTGCtgtggaaaaattataaaattagaaAGTAATTCCTCTAATAGAATGCATTATAACTTACGCCCTGCTCCTCCAGCGTCACCGACTGATCCATCCAGCAGTTGGAGTCATTCTCCAAGTCCTGGCTAGCCGCCTCTGGCTTCGAGTTGAGCACTGTAAAGATTTGCGCTttaacaaacattttattctGCCCTTTGGAATGATATAGTATGGGGGTCAACTGTATCTTATATCATGCTAAGGAAATGctgaaatgcattttaattagcTATTTATAAGTCTAATTGATGAGTTATTGATCGAAAATAATAAGatcattatatttttcaaagtgaaaaatatgaatatttttagtgCCGAAATGATCtcgaattttttaataatgttagGATAGGGTTCGAAAATTCTAGAGATCATTATTGAAATAATTTGCACACAAATCTACGTACTATATAATGATGGGATGCGGGTTCGAGAGCTGGGCAGATCGGCTCCCTGAGAGTCGTCCTCTTCGCCTCCGTAGCCCGTGCCGCTGTCCTCGTAGTTGTCCTCGTGCTCCTCACTGCCACTCACATCCTCGGAGTACGTGTGCGGACTGCCTCCACTGGCGATGGTGTTGGTATGACCTCGGTGGTGGCCATTGACGTTCGTGTTGTGGATATTATAGTGGGTGGAGTGGGGTGGGGCTGTGGCTGCACTGCTCGCCAGAAGATTTATGACAGCACTACCTGGATTTAGATGGCACACAAGTGGGATGAGATACTTCAAATGGATCATGATTTCCCGCTTAGTGTTTAGTATAGATATAGTTAGAATTCTAAACTAACATTGGCTTTTAAACGTAATGAATAAGCGTTCTAAAACGTCATTTAATTCCTTACAAAAGGTGATCCTGGCATTTAAAAGGTGATAGTAGTTTTACTCACGGTT is part of the Drosophila biarmipes strain raj3 chromosome 2R, RU_DBia_V1.1, whole genome shotgun sequence genome and encodes:
- the LOC108022681 gene encoding SPARC-related modular calcium-binding protein 2 isoform X1: MWIRCILFLTWLAVCNATGKADDQLMRLPACAAKQGECDDNEGSVCGTDGQTYPTRCHLLRAQCGGHQVSLKYSGSCNACLEAVKFARRQQERDPDYFVPRCRKDGNFAAMQCYGNNGCWCSDSQGRPIEDATKQTRRKGKLRCRANRRGRRRLASHQISYTPDTSASKGSSEAGSTAHRACSKTDRLLFNANLMRMFRNEAQSFFRQPSLSDSHILEWKFSKLDTNGNKLLDRQEVRELKKVLRRNVKPRRCGRTFGKYCDVIKDSNLNWLEWSICFTKEFHNRSAVINLLASSAATAPPHSTHYNIHNTNVNGHHRGHTNTIASGGSPHTYSEDVSGSEEHEDNYEDSGTGYGGEEDDSQGADLPSSRTRIPSLYTQIFTVLNSKPEAASQDLENDSNCWMDQSVTLEEQGHGGKNVLFVPQCLPDGRYQRIQCYSSTSTSYCWCVNEDTGKSIPGTSVKNKRPQCDENVVVRPMKGCTEPRKTQFLKELKAYLNTSLLPSSTTGSNSTMWKTDDERIATLSFVYLDKNKNKSWDRREWKNFRDLVTSASNLRRCGKKMPRYCDVNGDKKISLAEWLNCLQATPRESATTPKPAQSNETASPKFQGVNPVERYLKD
- the LOC108022681 gene encoding SPARC-related modular calcium-binding protein 2 isoform X2 codes for the protein MWIRCILFLTWLAVCNATGKADDQLMRLPACAAKQGECDDNEGSVCGTDGQTYPTRCHLLRAQCGGHQVSLKYSGSCNACLEAVKFARRQQERDPDYFVPRCRKDGNFAAMQCYGNNGCWCSDSQGRPIEDATKQTRRKGKLRCRANRRGRRRLASHQISYTPDTSASKGSSEAGSTAHRACSKTDRLLFNANLMRMFRNEAQSFFRQPSLSDSHILEWKFSKLDTNGNKLLDRQEVRELKKVLRRNVKPRRCGRTFGKYCDVIKDSNLNWLEWSICFTKEFHNRSAVINLLASSAATAPPHSTHYNIHNTNVNGHHRGHTNTIASGGSPHTYSEDVSGSEEHEDNYEDSGTGYGGEEDDSQGADLPSSRTRIPSLYMLNSKPEAASQDLENDSNCWMDQSVTLEEQGHGGKNVLFVPQCLPDGRYQRIQCYSSTSTSYCWCVNEDTGKSIPGTSVKNKRPQCDENVVVRPMKGCTEPRKTQFLKELKAYLNTSLLPSSTTGSNSTMWKTDDERIATLSFVYLDKNKNKSWDRREWKNFRDLVTSASNLRRCGKKMPRYCDVNGDKKISLAEWLNCLQATPRESATTPKPAQSNETASPKFQGVNPVERYLKD